The following are encoded together in the Streptomyces rapamycinicus NRRL 5491 genome:
- a CDS encoding LysR family transcriptional regulator, with translation MFDLHRLRLLRELKHRGTLAAVAAALSYSPSSVSQQLSQLEAEVGVRLLEPVGRRVRLTEQAEILVAHTEAVLERLEHAEADIATSLTDLTGTLRIASFQTATLALAPGMLSLLRDRHPGLRVHVTQMPPETALPALQARDFDLVVAEEYPGNPNPRPPGLEQEDLLDDPLHLALPPVPAGERSGTGPDPQGGPTASLRSLAGHPWAMEPEGTAARHWAMTLCRNAGFEPDVRFETTDLLIHLRLVEQGHAAALLPSLVWNGAPPTVAVRQLPRGRRARRVFTAVRRGRSRHPAIAACRHALRQAATDVATPAGV, from the coding sequence GTGTTCGATCTGCACCGACTGCGGCTGCTGCGCGAGCTCAAGCACCGCGGCACCCTCGCGGCCGTCGCCGCCGCCCTCTCCTACAGCCCCTCGTCCGTCTCCCAGCAGCTGTCCCAGCTGGAGGCGGAGGTCGGTGTCCGGCTGCTGGAGCCGGTGGGACGGCGGGTGCGGCTCACCGAGCAGGCGGAGATCCTCGTCGCCCATACCGAGGCGGTGCTGGAGCGCTTGGAGCACGCCGAGGCGGACATCGCCACCTCCCTCACCGATCTGACCGGCACCCTGCGCATCGCCTCGTTCCAGACGGCCACCCTCGCCCTGGCGCCCGGCATGCTGAGCCTGCTGCGCGACCGTCATCCCGGCCTTCGGGTGCACGTCACACAGATGCCACCGGAAACGGCCCTCCCCGCGCTTCAGGCCCGCGATTTCGACCTTGTCGTCGCCGAGGAGTACCCGGGCAATCCCAACCCCCGGCCGCCCGGTCTCGAGCAGGAGGATCTGCTCGACGACCCCCTCCACCTCGCGCTGCCGCCCGTACCGGCCGGTGAGCGGAGCGGCACCGGGCCCGATCCCCAGGGCGGCCCCACCGCGTCGTTGCGCTCGCTCGCCGGTCATCCCTGGGCCATGGAGCCCGAGGGCACGGCCGCCCGCCACTGGGCCATGACCCTGTGCCGGAACGCCGGTTTCGAGCCCGATGTGCGGTTCGAGACCACGGACCTCCTGATCCATCTCCGCCTCGTCGAGCAGGGCCACGCCGCCGCCCTGCTCCCCAGCCTCGTATGGAACGGAGCGCCCCCGACCGTCGCCGTGCGACAGCTCCCGCGGGGCCGGCGCGCCCGCCGTGTCTTCACCGCGGTACGCCGGGGCCGCAGCCGCCACCCGGCGATCGCGGCCTGTCGCCACGCGCTGCGGCAGGCGGCCACGGACGTGGCCACCCCGGCCGGCGTCTGA
- a CDS encoding NAD(P)/FAD-dependent oxidoreductase, producing MGASVAGLTAAVTLRTEGYGGRLTLIGDEPHTPYNRPPLSKQILAGTWEPDRIKLRTNEELSALDARLLFGRSATGLDTDARRVVLDGGDSVSYDALVIATGVTPNSLPGAHHLAGVHLLRTLDDALALRADLRREPDVKVAVVGAGFLGSEAAAAARRMRLDVTMIDPRPVPMRRQFGDRIAALVGRLHKKNGVSMRCGTGVRRFFESGGRVTGLELTDGTLLDADVVVVAIGAAPAIGWLAGSGLELRNGVECDPTCRAAPGVYAAGDVASWHNNHFGCRMRLEHRLNATEQARAVAHNVLGENQPFAPVPYFWTDQYDAHIQAYGVFPADAELAVLHGELEGGHFVVAYGHRGRVVGVLGWNSPCELRKLRQLVVDRAPWASILPAPQAVWPGRHLSASLR from the coding sequence GTGGGTGCCTCGGTCGCGGGGCTCACCGCGGCCGTCACACTGCGCACCGAGGGATACGGCGGAAGGCTCACCCTCATCGGCGACGAGCCCCACACTCCCTACAACCGGCCGCCGTTGTCCAAGCAGATCCTGGCGGGCACCTGGGAGCCGGACCGGATCAAGCTGCGCACCAACGAGGAGCTGTCCGCGCTCGACGCGCGGCTGCTGTTCGGCAGATCCGCCACCGGTCTGGACACCGACGCCCGCCGGGTGGTGCTGGACGGCGGCGACAGCGTCTCCTACGACGCCCTGGTCATCGCCACCGGTGTCACCCCCAACAGCCTGCCCGGCGCCCACCATCTGGCCGGGGTGCATCTGCTGCGCACCCTCGACGACGCCCTCGCCCTGCGCGCCGATCTGCGCCGCGAACCCGATGTGAAGGTGGCGGTGGTCGGCGCGGGTTTCCTCGGCTCGGAGGCCGCGGCGGCGGCCCGCCGGATGCGGCTGGACGTCACCATGATCGACCCCCGGCCGGTGCCGATGCGACGGCAGTTCGGCGACCGGATAGCCGCTCTGGTCGGGCGGTTGCACAAGAAGAACGGGGTATCCATGCGCTGTGGCACCGGGGTGCGGCGGTTCTTCGAGTCCGGCGGGCGGGTGACGGGGCTCGAACTCACCGACGGCACACTGCTGGACGCCGATGTCGTGGTGGTCGCCATCGGTGCCGCCCCGGCGATCGGCTGGCTGGCCGGATCCGGCCTCGAGCTGCGCAACGGTGTCGAATGCGATCCCACCTGCCGCGCGGCGCCCGGAGTGTACGCGGCCGGTGATGTCGCCTCGTGGCACAACAACCACTTCGGCTGCCGGATGCGGCTGGAACACCGGCTGAACGCCACGGAACAGGCGCGGGCCGTCGCCCACAATGTGCTCGGCGAGAACCAGCCGTTCGCCCCCGTACCGTACTTCTGGACCGATCAGTACGACGCCCATATCCAGGCGTACGGCGTCTTTCCCGCCGATGCCGAACTCGCCGTGCTCCACGGTGAGCTCGAGGGCGGCCACTTCGTCGTCGCCTATGGACACCGGGGCCGGGTGGTCGGGGTGCTCGGCTGGAACAGCCCGTGCGAGCTGCGCAAACTGCGTCAACTCGTGGTTGACCGGGCACCGTGGGCATCGATCCTGCCCGCTCCCCAGGCGGTGTGGCCCGGCCGACACCTCTCGGCCAGTCTCCGGTGA
- a CDS encoding AlkA N-terminal domain-containing protein: MSDDSRYEAVCSRDARFDGEFFFGVATTGIYCRPSCPATTPRRKNVRFFPTSAAAQGAGFRACRRCRPDAVPGSADWNARADAVGRAMRMIGDGVVDREGVSGLASRLGYSARQVQRQLTAELGAGPVALARAQRAHTARILLQTTALRASEIAFAAGFSSVRQFNDTLREIYAATPTELRAARPEKSSLPGPAGAPGGVLGTNGGTNGGTAGVPLRLAYRGPYDTTQVFDYLARRALTGLEEMVGAPGARTYRRTLRLPHACAVVEVDERPGDGWLECRLRLAELRDLTTAIQRIRRLFDLDADPYAVAERLGADAALAPLVAARPGLRSPGTTDPHELALRAVLGQQVSVAAGRVLGDGLIAAYGKPLERPDGGLTHLFPRAEDLAEAPLAELGMPESRRGTLRTLAAALADGTVRLDAGADRDRTEKELLGLRGMGPWTSGYIRMRALSDPDVLLESDVAVRAGARGTGAHLEDSEGWRPWRSYAMHHLWNAPRPRPA, from the coding sequence ATGAGCGACGACAGCAGGTACGAGGCGGTGTGCAGCCGCGACGCGCGATTCGACGGCGAGTTCTTCTTCGGCGTCGCCACGACCGGGATCTACTGCCGGCCGAGCTGCCCCGCCACCACGCCCCGGCGCAAGAACGTCCGGTTCTTCCCGACCTCAGCCGCCGCGCAAGGCGCGGGGTTCCGGGCCTGCCGCCGCTGCCGTCCGGACGCCGTGCCCGGCTCCGCCGACTGGAACGCGCGCGCCGACGCCGTCGGCCGCGCCATGCGGATGATCGGGGACGGGGTGGTGGACCGGGAGGGGGTGTCCGGGCTCGCCTCGCGGCTCGGGTACAGCGCCCGGCAGGTGCAGCGGCAGCTGACGGCCGAGCTCGGCGCCGGGCCGGTGGCGCTCGCCCGCGCCCAGCGCGCCCACACCGCGCGGATCCTGCTGCAGACCACCGCGCTGCGGGCCTCGGAGATCGCGTTCGCGGCCGGGTTCTCCAGCGTCCGGCAGTTCAACGACACGCTGCGCGAGATCTACGCCGCCACCCCCACCGAACTGCGCGCCGCCCGGCCGGAGAAGTCCTCCCTGCCCGGGCCCGCGGGGGCGCCCGGCGGGGTCCTGGGGACCAACGGCGGCACCAACGGCGGAACGGCCGGGGTGCCGCTGCGGCTCGCCTACCGCGGTCCGTACGACACCACGCAGGTCTTCGACTATCTCGCCCGACGTGCCCTCACCGGCCTGGAGGAGATGGTGGGCGCGCCGGGCGCCCGGACCTACCGCCGCACCCTGCGGCTGCCGCACGCCTGCGCCGTCGTCGAGGTCGACGAGCGGCCCGGTGACGGCTGGCTGGAGTGCCGGCTGCGCCTGGCCGAGCTGCGCGATCTGACCACCGCCATCCAGCGGATCCGGCGCCTGTTCGACCTGGACGCCGATCCGTACGCGGTCGCCGAGCGCCTCGGCGCCGATGCCGCGCTCGCGCCCCTGGTGGCCGCGCGGCCGGGACTGCGTTCGCCGGGCACCACCGACCCGCATGAGCTCGCCCTTCGCGCCGTGCTCGGCCAGCAGGTCTCGGTGGCCGCCGGGCGGGTGCTGGGCGATGGGCTGATCGCCGCGTACGGCAAGCCCCTGGAGCGGCCCGACGGCGGGCTCACCCATCTCTTCCCGCGCGCGGAGGACCTCGCCGAGGCGCCGCTGGCCGAGCTCGGCATGCCGGAGAGCCGCCGCGGCACGCTGCGCACGCTCGCCGCGGCGCTCGCGGACGGCACCGTGCGGCTGGACGCGGGCGCCGACCGCGACCGGACCGAGAAGGAGTTGCTGGGGCTGCGCGGCATGGGCCCCTGGACGTCCGGTTACATCAGGATGCGAGCGCTGAGCGACCCCGATGTACTGCTGGAGTCGGATGTCGCCGTACGGGCCGGGGCCCGCGGCACCGGGGCCCATCTGGAGGACTCCGAGGGCTGGCGCCCCTGGCGCTCGTACGCCATGCACCACCTCTGGAACGCCCCGCGGCCCCGGCCCGCGTGA
- a CDS encoding glycosyltransferase 87 family protein, protein MTGPATARGRLVLALALTVAVALFLAFVPLHRHWFDLNVYYDAVGHWMRDGRIYDFTIPGADGADYGFTYPPFAALCMLPMALFTWPAAITLSMVLNVAASATLLTWLIGPIVRRHGWNKWFAFVVAACLFVLLEPVRDTFSFGQVNLLLLVLVFFDARLLSTGRGRFAGCGIGLAAAIKLTPAIFIGYLLITRRWRAAATATATAAAATLLALAVAPGASRVYWTEALWDTDRIGVLSYVSNQSWEGVLARLVDPVEPSGVVWALGVLAVLAVWAHRVRSAVAVGDERAGFALTGVTACLISPITWVHHLVWLIPALAVLVDSGLRPDAPPARRRLLLQAGAVVYVLLCSSVVWLWRVDSTGVDGFLGSNTYVWICLGLLIALPLRGARSATMLSQEPYPARIP, encoded by the coding sequence ATGACGGGGCCCGCCACCGCACGCGGACGGCTGGTGCTGGCGCTCGCCCTCACGGTGGCGGTGGCGCTGTTCCTGGCCTTCGTCCCGCTGCACCGGCACTGGTTCGACCTCAACGTCTACTACGACGCGGTGGGCCACTGGATGCGGGACGGCCGCATCTACGACTTCACCATCCCCGGTGCGGACGGGGCGGACTACGGCTTCACCTATCCGCCCTTCGCGGCGCTGTGCATGCTGCCGATGGCCCTGTTCACCTGGCCGGCCGCGATCACCCTGAGCATGGTGCTCAACGTGGCCGCCTCGGCGACCCTGCTGACCTGGCTGATCGGGCCGATCGTGCGGCGGCACGGCTGGAACAAGTGGTTCGCCTTCGTGGTGGCGGCCTGTCTGTTCGTCCTCCTGGAGCCGGTGCGGGACACCTTCAGCTTCGGGCAGGTCAACCTGCTGCTGCTGGTGCTGGTGTTCTTCGACGCCCGGCTGCTGTCCACGGGGCGCGGCCGGTTCGCCGGCTGCGGTATCGGGCTCGCCGCCGCCATCAAGCTCACCCCGGCGATCTTCATCGGCTATCTGCTGATCACCCGGAGGTGGCGCGCCGCCGCGACCGCCACGGCCACCGCCGCGGCCGCCACCCTGCTGGCCCTTGCGGTGGCGCCGGGGGCCTCGCGGGTCTACTGGACCGAGGCGCTGTGGGACACCGACCGGATCGGGGTACTCTCCTACGTCTCCAACCAGTCGTGGGAAGGGGTGCTGGCCCGGCTGGTCGATCCGGTGGAGCCGAGCGGGGTGGTGTGGGCGCTCGGGGTGCTCGCCGTACTGGCCGTCTGGGCGCACCGGGTGCGCTCCGCGGTGGCCGTCGGGGACGAGCGGGCCGGGTTCGCGCTGACCGGGGTGACCGCCTGTCTCATCAGCCCCATCACCTGGGTGCACCATCTGGTGTGGCTGATTCCGGCCCTGGCGGTGCTGGTCGACAGCGGGCTGCGGCCGGACGCGCCACCGGCCCGGCGCAGGCTGCTGCTCCAGGCCGGTGCGGTGGTGTACGTGCTGCTGTGCAGCAGTGTGGTGTGGCTGTGGCGGGTCGACTCCACCGGGGTCGACGGCTTCCTCGGCAGCAACACCTATGTGTGGATCTGCCTCGGCCTGCTGATCGCGCTCCCGCTGCGCGGCGCGCGCTCCGCGACGATGCTGAGCCAAGAGCCGTATCCGGCACGTATCCCATGA
- the mptB gene encoding polyprenol phosphomannose-dependent alpha 1,6 mannosyltransferase MptB, whose protein sequence is MHSREAGRVLVRRLLLQRVAVAPGHCRLLGLAGSVALAAGGATAGALPVGDALTPDSGREALGLIGTYFGLVLLIAAWWLLGREVRGPKPPGPRSLLITLATWAAPLLPGPPLFSRDVYSYLAQGAMVHARIDVYTHGPIRLGGPLADEVAPVWQHTPTPYGPVSLAFESAVAHASRAEPSLGVIGLRLIALLGVALMVLALPVLARRCGTDPSAALWLGGLNPLLLLHLVGGAHNDAVMLGLLGAGLVAATGRWPACGAVLVTLAALVKAPAALGLLAVATLWARRVEGSGRRVGAVAATAALSLATTGVATAVTGTGYGWISALTTPASPDNWALTSTLGRATGALLEAVGSGLAPLAAPAWHGLGLLATAVAIGAAWLRPPRPRPVYALGLSLIAVAVLGPAIRPWYVLWGLFVIAAAGPGGTVRKAVVAGSGVLALAVLPNGFAPDSRQLTYAVCGGALAVCALWCVRHAPGFAAGDALPAVPGGHRSGRSA, encoded by the coding sequence ATGCACTCTCGCGAGGCTGGCCGGGTGCTGGTCCGTCGCCTTCTCCTTCAACGTGTCGCCGTCGCTCCCGGCCACTGCCGGCTCCTCGGGCTCGCCGGGTCGGTGGCCCTGGCAGCGGGTGGGGCGACCGCCGGAGCGCTACCGGTGGGGGACGCCCTCACCCCTGACTCCGGGAGAGAGGCGCTCGGGCTGATCGGCACCTACTTCGGGCTGGTGCTGCTGATCGCGGCGTGGTGGCTGCTGGGGCGCGAGGTGCGCGGGCCGAAGCCGCCCGGCCCGCGCTCCCTGCTGATCACGCTCGCCACCTGGGCGGCCCCCCTGCTGCCCGGGCCGCCGCTGTTCAGCCGGGATGTGTACAGCTATCTCGCACAGGGCGCGATGGTGCACGCCCGCATCGACGTCTACACCCACGGCCCCATCCGCCTCGGCGGGCCGCTGGCGGACGAGGTGGCGCCGGTGTGGCAGCACACCCCGACGCCGTACGGCCCGGTCTCGCTGGCCTTCGAATCGGCCGTCGCCCACGCCTCGCGCGCCGAGCCGTCGCTCGGGGTGATCGGGCTGCGGCTGATCGCGCTGCTCGGGGTGGCGCTGATGGTGCTCGCGCTGCCCGTTCTGGCCCGCCGCTGCGGCACCGATCCGAGCGCCGCCCTGTGGCTGGGCGGCCTCAACCCGCTCCTGCTGCTGCATCTGGTGGGCGGGGCGCACAATGATGCCGTGATGCTCGGGCTGCTCGGGGCCGGGTTGGTGGCCGCGACGGGCCGATGGCCGGCCTGTGGCGCGGTGCTGGTCACGCTCGCCGCCCTGGTCAAGGCCCCGGCGGCGCTGGGGCTGCTGGCGGTCGCCACGCTGTGGGCGCGCCGGGTGGAGGGCAGCGGGCGCCGCGTCGGCGCCGTGGCGGCCACCGCCGCGCTGTCCCTGGCCACCACGGGGGTGGCGACGGCCGTGACCGGCACCGGCTACGGCTGGATCTCCGCGCTCACCACCCCGGCCTCACCGGACAACTGGGCGCTGACCAGCACCCTCGGCCGCGCCACCGGCGCCCTGCTGGAGGCCGTCGGCAGCGGTCTGGCGCCGCTGGCCGCGCCCGCGTGGCACGGTCTGGGGCTGCTGGCCACCGCCGTGGCCATCGGGGCCGCCTGGCTGCGCCCGCCCCGCCCCCGGCCGGTGTACGCGCTGGGGCTGAGCCTGATCGCGGTGGCCGTGCTGGGCCCGGCGATCCGGCCCTGGTACGTGCTGTGGGGGCTGTTCGTGATCGCCGCGGCCGGTCCGGGCGGCACGGTGCGCAAGGCGGTGGTGGCCGGGAGCGGGGTGCTCGCGCTGGCCGTGCTGCCCAATGGGTTCGCGCCGGATTCGCGGCAGCTGACGTACGCCGTGTGCGGGGGTGCGCTGGCGGTGTGCGCGCTGTGGTGCGTACGGCACGCGCCGGGGTTCGCCGCCGGCGACGCGCTGCCCGCCGTCCCCGGCGGCCACCGATCGGGGCGTTCGGCATGA
- a CDS encoding VOC family protein: MPHHAQPQHDSESPATAVQLNHTAVYAHDRQLSAEFIAAILGVEVGAPFGPFLPVDLGNGVTLDYYEKRDGPIQPQHYAFLVPDERFDAMIARLEAVGVTYYADPNHTDPGRINRLFGGRGAYFDDPGGHNMEIITRPYIRP, translated from the coding sequence ATGCCCCACCACGCCCAGCCCCAGCACGACTCCGAGTCCCCGGCCACCGCCGTCCAGCTGAATCACACCGCCGTCTACGCCCACGACCGGCAGTTGTCCGCCGAGTTCATCGCCGCGATTCTGGGGGTGGAGGTCGGAGCGCCGTTCGGCCCGTTTCTGCCCGTCGATCTCGGCAACGGCGTGACGCTCGACTACTACGAGAAGCGCGACGGGCCGATACAGCCGCAGCACTACGCGTTCCTCGTGCCCGATGAGCGGTTCGACGCGATGATCGCCCGTCTGGAAGCGGTCGGCGTCACCTACTACGCCGACCCCAACCACACCGATCCCGGCCGGATCAACCGTCTCTTCGGTGGCCGTGGCGCGTACTTCGACGATCCCGGCGGCCACAACATGGAGATCATCACCCGGCCCTACATCCGTCCCTAG
- a CDS encoding FUSC family protein produces MRALRTPPDWLTHPLRGVRALRGPVPWSAVVRGALGVGPVVAVGVASGHTPFGMLAGLGAMFAHINDRPATRATRVVRIGLPALAGAVGLLTGAWLGTLGLGMWIALALAAVGLVSGAMSAIGPVCSSAGVQLMVLAVVGAGMPLPVAPPARAGLLLIGAAWVIAMAALLPRVIPSRQAAPSGEREAVAAVYDALADLMTAVGTDDGQAARRELTAAYDSAYEALYAHRLPLHRVDEEERRSRDRLAVAGALSEGILTLLWEDEPVPERIARTPAQLARSVRTGLPPGRLPAPVPDTEGNVAMHRAVLLAARVFDGEPAPPVGAVVPGHRQRLRRALGPAGREYAARVALCVGVSTALAQQLPGAHWYWLPATAAFLVKPDMGPLVSRALSRALGTAVGVAVFGALATLFSPGADDPGIWPVAVAAVCSALIPVSVRHFALQTAVLTPLLLSLVYLGGDTDPGFTRLTDTLLACGVVLAAGALPGLGGPRAQVSVRLSLAVRATRDHLDRVLTAEAPYATRLRLRREAYRALADARRAVEVAGAEHPPFGRDLAAWAPVVLALEKIVDAVTACGVRLDQGAPQPDPALAARLRAALSDLADAVATRRPPTDLVLPVGAAVGDCATIADVTAGLRTVRDLAAR; encoded by the coding sequence TTGCGCGCGCTCCGCACACCGCCCGACTGGCTGACGCACCCCCTGCGCGGGGTGCGGGCGCTGCGGGGCCCCGTGCCCTGGTCGGCGGTGGTCCGCGGAGCCCTCGGCGTGGGACCGGTGGTGGCCGTCGGCGTGGCGTCGGGACACACCCCGTTCGGGATGCTCGCCGGGCTGGGGGCGATGTTCGCCCATATCAACGACCGCCCCGCCACCCGCGCCACCCGCGTCGTGCGCATCGGCCTGCCCGCCCTCGCCGGGGCCGTCGGGCTGCTGACCGGGGCCTGGCTGGGCACGCTCGGCCTCGGGATGTGGATCGCGCTCGCCCTCGCCGCCGTCGGCCTGGTCTCCGGTGCGATGAGCGCCATCGGCCCGGTCTGCTCCTCCGCCGGGGTGCAGCTGATGGTGCTCGCCGTGGTCGGCGCGGGCATGCCCCTCCCGGTGGCCCCGCCTGCCCGGGCGGGCCTGCTGCTCATCGGCGCCGCATGGGTGATCGCCATGGCCGCGCTGCTGCCACGCGTCATCCCCTCACGCCAGGCCGCGCCCTCCGGCGAACGGGAGGCGGTGGCCGCCGTGTACGACGCCCTGGCCGACCTGATGACCGCGGTCGGCACCGACGACGGCCAGGCCGCCCGGCGCGAGCTGACCGCCGCCTACGACTCGGCGTACGAGGCCCTCTACGCCCATCGGCTCCCCCTGCACCGCGTCGACGAGGAGGAACGGCGGTCGCGCGACCGGCTGGCGGTGGCCGGGGCGCTCAGCGAGGGCATCCTGACCCTCCTGTGGGAGGACGAACCCGTACCCGAGCGCATCGCGCGCACCCCGGCCCAACTGGCCCGCTCGGTACGGACCGGACTGCCACCGGGCCGGCTGCCCGCCCCGGTGCCCGACACCGAGGGCAACGTGGCCATGCACCGGGCCGTGCTGCTCGCCGCCCGGGTCTTCGACGGCGAACCGGCGCCGCCCGTCGGCGCGGTGGTCCCCGGCCACCGGCAGCGGCTGCGCCGTGCGCTCGGCCCGGCGGGCCGGGAGTACGCCGCCCGGGTGGCCCTGTGCGTGGGCGTCAGCACCGCCCTCGCCCAGCAACTGCCGGGCGCGCACTGGTACTGGCTCCCCGCCACGGCCGCCTTCCTGGTCAAGCCCGACATGGGCCCACTCGTCTCGCGGGCCCTCTCCCGCGCCCTCGGCACCGCCGTGGGCGTGGCCGTCTTCGGCGCCCTCGCCACGCTGTTCTCCCCCGGCGCGGACGACCCCGGCATCTGGCCGGTCGCCGTCGCGGCGGTCTGCTCCGCGCTGATCCCCGTCTCCGTACGCCACTTCGCCCTGCAGACCGCCGTGCTCACCCCGCTGCTGCTCTCCCTGGTCTACCTCGGCGGCGACACCGACCCCGGGTTCACCCGGCTCACCGACACGCTGCTGGCCTGCGGTGTGGTGCTGGCCGCCGGGGCGCTGCCCGGGCTCGGCGGCCCGCGCGCCCAGGTGTCGGTGCGGCTGTCGCTCGCGGTCCGCGCCACCCGCGACCACCTCGACCGGGTGCTCACCGCCGAGGCGCCGTACGCCACCCGGCTGCGGCTGCGCCGCGAGGCCTACCGCGCGCTCGCCGACGCCCGCCGCGCGGTGGAGGTGGCCGGTGCCGAACACCCGCCGTTCGGCCGTGACCTGGCGGCCTGGGCGCCGGTGGTGCTGGCCCTGGAGAAGATCGTGGACGCGGTCACGGCCTGCGGCGTACGGCTCGACCAGGGCGCCCCACAGCCCGATCCCGCCCTGGCGGCCCGGCTGCGGGCCGCGCTGTCCGACCTGGCCGACGCCGTCGCCACTCGCCGGCCCCCGACGGACCTCGTCCTGCCCGTGGGGGCGGCGGTGGGCGACTGCGCGACCATCGCCGATGTCACCGCCGGGCTGCGCACGGTGCGCGACCTGGCGGCCCGTTGA
- a CDS encoding bifunctional 5,10-methylenetetrahydrofolate dehydrogenase/5,10-methenyltetrahydrofolate cyclohydrolase produces MSSTQTAQLMDGAGLARRIVAEAAGHASDIARRTGATPCLATVLVGEDPASATYVRMKRARCAKAGIASRFVALPAATTTSELVDTLGSLSQDPEVHGILLQHPVGAHIDERAAFEAIAPEKDVDGVTMNSFGAMSFGLPGFASCTPGGIMRLLDEYRVELAGRRAVVVGRSPILGKPVGMLLLARDATVTYCHSRTADLGAVLREADVVVAAVGRPRPIHGEDIKPGAVVIDAGYNPGNIGDVDFDSARERARLITPVPGGVGPMTIAVLLAQTVDAARRQTGLTGVRVDC; encoded by the coding sequence TTGTCCTCGACACAGACGGCCCAGCTCATGGATGGCGCCGGTCTTGCCCGGCGCATCGTGGCGGAAGCGGCGGGCCACGCCTCGGACATCGCCCGACGCACGGGAGCCACCCCCTGTCTGGCAACGGTGCTGGTGGGCGAGGATCCCGCCTCGGCCACGTATGTCCGTATGAAGCGCGCCCGCTGCGCCAAGGCGGGGATCGCGTCACGGTTCGTCGCGTTGCCTGCCGCCACGACGACCTCGGAGTTGGTCGACACCCTCGGCTCTCTGTCCCAGGACCCCGAAGTGCACGGCATCCTGCTGCAGCATCCCGTCGGGGCTCATATCGATGAGCGGGCGGCGTTCGAGGCCATCGCTCCCGAGAAGGACGTCGACGGCGTCACCATGAACTCCTTCGGGGCCATGAGCTTCGGGTTGCCGGGGTTCGCGTCGTGCACTCCGGGAGGGATCATGCGCCTCCTGGACGAGTACCGCGTCGAGCTCGCGGGGCGGCGCGCCGTGGTGGTGGGCCGTAGCCCGATCCTGGGCAAGCCCGTTGGAATGCTCCTGCTGGCCCGGGACGCCACGGTGACGTACTGCCACTCCAGGACCGCCGACCTGGGCGCGGTGCTCCGGGAAGCCGATGTCGTCGTGGCGGCGGTGGGCCGGCCCCGGCCCATCCACGGCGAGGACATCAAGCCGGGCGCCGTGGTGATCGATGCCGGATACAACCCCGGCAATATCGGCGATGTCGACTTCGACTCCGCGCGTGAGCGCGCCCGGCTGATCACTCCGGTGCCGGGCGGGGTGGGGCCCATGACCATCGCCGTCCTGCTGGCACAGACCGTGGACGCCGCCCGGCGGCAGACGGGGCTGACCGGCGTACGGGTGGATTGCTGA
- a CDS encoding ferredoxin, whose protein sequence is MQVTLHQDKCVASGQCVLAAQDVFDQRDEDGVAVLLDDRPPAELHDDVRHAAAVCPALAIALADQ, encoded by the coding sequence ATGCAGGTGACCTTGCATCAGGACAAATGCGTCGCCTCGGGGCAGTGCGTCCTCGCCGCCCAGGACGTGTTCGACCAGCGGGACGAGGACGGTGTCGCCGTACTCCTCGACGACCGCCCGCCGGCGGAGCTGCACGACGACGTCCGTCACGCGGCCGCCGTCTGCCCCGCCCTGGCGATCGCCCTGGCCGACCAGTGA